In the Phaseolus vulgaris cultivar G19833 chromosome 7, P. vulgaris v2.0, whole genome shotgun sequence genome, one interval contains:
- the LOC137828709 gene encoding calcium-dependent protein kinase 11-like isoform X2, translated as MNIGSKMVIAAYKSFRIDFGFRPYSKNSNYRVDSCYKTLKMWHGDRGKSVATRACTKECWRLSESGKMSKDWSASKSKNVLPHETPDLKEHYVVGQKVLGKGHLATTYLCTHKETRKSYACKTIPKAKLLCQEECDDVWREIQIMHHLSEQPNVARIQGIYEDKFAVHLVMELCRGGELFYRITQKGHYSEREAAKLMKTIVGVVEGCHALGVIHRDLKPENFLFDTPASKATLKVIDFGFSVFFKPGQTFSDIVGTCYYMAPEVLCKQSGPEVDVWSAGVILYILLRGLPPFWAKSESGVYKQILHEEVDFASNPWPSISGSAKDLIKQMLDKDPKKRISAHEVLCHPWIVDDSVAPDKPLDPAVLTRLKHFSTMNKLKKMALRVIVERLSEEEIGGLKELFRMIDEDNSGTITFQELKDGLKSVGCDLMESEIKSLMEAADIDSNGTIDYGEFLAATLHLNKMEREENLVAAFSYFDRDGSGYITIDELQQACNDFGLGVLHLDEMIKEIDQDNDGRINYGEFTTMMRRGEPGRNRTMNSNVSTSLLHELGLKDSS; from the exons ATGAATATAGGTTCGAAAATGGTGATTGCTGCATATAAAAGTTTTAGAATTGATTTTGGTTTTCGACCTTATTCAAAGAACAGTAATTATAGGGTAGACAGTTGTTACAAGACACTAAAAATGTGGCATGGTGATCGTGGGAAATCAGTTGCTACTAGAGCATGTACGAAGGAGTGTTGGAGATTGTCGGAGAGTGGCAAAATGTCGAAAGATTGGAGCGCATCAAAGAGCAAAAACGTGTTGCCGCACGAGACCCCGGACCTGAAGGAGCACTACGTTGTGGGGCAGAAGGTGCTGGGAAAAGGGCACTTGGCCACCACCTACCTCTGCACCCACAAGGAGACAAGGAAGAGTTACGCCTGCAAAACCATCCCAAAGGCCAAGCTCTTGTGCCAAGAGGAGTGTGATGATGTGTGGAGGGAGATTCAGATCATGCACCATTTGTCGGAGCAACCCAATGTGGCAAGGATACAGGGAATCTATGAGGACAAGTTTGCGGTGCACCTTGTGATGGAGCTGTGTCGTGGGGGTGAGCTTTTCTATAGGATCACTCAGAAGGGGCATTACAGCGAACGTGAGGCTGCCAAGTTGATGAAGACCATTGTTGGGGTGGTCGAAGGGTGCCACGCTCTTGGGGTCATCCATAGGGATCTTAAACCTGAAAATTTCTTGTTTGATACCCCTGCCAGTAAGGCCACCCTCAAGGTCATCGATTTTGGCTTCTCTGTCTTCTTTAAACCAG GACAAACCTTTAGTGATATAGTAGGAACTTGCTACTATATGGCCCCAGAGGTGTTGTGCAAACAATCTGGACCAGAAGTGGACGTTTGGAGTGCTGGTGTTATTCTGTACATCTTACTGAGAGGGCTCCCACCTTTCTGGGCAA AATCCGAATCAGGAGTCTACAAACAGATTTTGCATGAAGAGGTTGATTTTGCATCTAATCCGTGGCCAAGTATATCAGGAAGTGCTAAAGATTTGATAAAACAGATGTTGGATAAAGACCCTAAGAAAAGAATTTCTGCTCATGAAGTCTTGT GTCACCCTTGGATTGTTGATGATAGTGTTGCCCCGGACAAACCTCTGGATCCTGCTGTTTTGACACGCCTAAAGCATTTCTCAACAATGAATAAACTGAAGAAGATGGCATTACGT GTCATAGTAGAAAGACTTTCAGAAGAGGAAATAGGTGGATTAAAAGAGTTATTTAGAATGATTGACGAAGACAATAGTGGGACAATCACTTTTCAGGAACTCAAAGATGGTTTGAAAAGTGTGGGATGTGATCTCATGGAATCTGAAATTAAATCCCTTATGGAGGCG GCTGATATAGACAGCAATGGGACAATAGACTATGGTGAATTTCTCGCAGCTACACTACACTTGAATAAGATGGAAAGAGAAGAAAATTTGGTTGCTGCTTTTTCCTATTTTGATAGAGATGGTAGTGGTTATATAACCATTGATGAGCTTCAACAGGCTTGTAACGACTTCGGTCTTGGTGTTTTGCATCTGGATGAGATGATCAAAGAGATTGATCAAGACAAT GATGGGAGAATTAATTATGGGGAGTTTACAACAATGATGAGAAGGGGCGAACCAGGTAGAAACAGAACCATGAACAGCAATGTTAGCACTTCATTATTGCACGAGTTAGGACTGAAAGACTCATCCTAA
- the LOC137828709 gene encoding calcium-dependent protein kinase 11-like isoform X1 produces the protein MNIGSKMVIAAYKSFRIDFGFRPYSKNSNYRVDSCYKTLKMWHGDRGKSVATRACTKECWRLSESGKMSKDWSASKSKNVLPHETPDLKEHYVVGQKVLGKGHLATTYLCTHKETRKSYACKTIPKAKLLCQEECDDVWREIQIMHHLSEQPNVARIQGIYEDKFAVHLVMELCRGGELFYRITQKGHYSEREAAKLMKTIVGVVEGCHALGVIHRDLKPENFLFDTPASKATLKVIDFGFSVFFKPGQTFSDIVGTCYYMAPEVLCKQSGPEVDVWSAGVILYILLRGLPPFWASNDPNMYCNSLRLTTKLFLCKLFDHILVFFFVPELHSIFLLFSESESGVYKQILHEEVDFASNPWPSISGSAKDLIKQMLDKDPKKRISAHEVLCHPWIVDDSVAPDKPLDPAVLTRLKHFSTMNKLKKMALRVIVERLSEEEIGGLKELFRMIDEDNSGTITFQELKDGLKSVGCDLMESEIKSLMEAADIDSNGTIDYGEFLAATLHLNKMEREENLVAAFSYFDRDGSGYITIDELQQACNDFGLGVLHLDEMIKEIDQDNDGRINYGEFTTMMRRGEPGRNRTMNSNVSTSLLHELGLKDSS, from the exons ATGAATATAGGTTCGAAAATGGTGATTGCTGCATATAAAAGTTTTAGAATTGATTTTGGTTTTCGACCTTATTCAAAGAACAGTAATTATAGGGTAGACAGTTGTTACAAGACACTAAAAATGTGGCATGGTGATCGTGGGAAATCAGTTGCTACTAGAGCATGTACGAAGGAGTGTTGGAGATTGTCGGAGAGTGGCAAAATGTCGAAAGATTGGAGCGCATCAAAGAGCAAAAACGTGTTGCCGCACGAGACCCCGGACCTGAAGGAGCACTACGTTGTGGGGCAGAAGGTGCTGGGAAAAGGGCACTTGGCCACCACCTACCTCTGCACCCACAAGGAGACAAGGAAGAGTTACGCCTGCAAAACCATCCCAAAGGCCAAGCTCTTGTGCCAAGAGGAGTGTGATGATGTGTGGAGGGAGATTCAGATCATGCACCATTTGTCGGAGCAACCCAATGTGGCAAGGATACAGGGAATCTATGAGGACAAGTTTGCGGTGCACCTTGTGATGGAGCTGTGTCGTGGGGGTGAGCTTTTCTATAGGATCACTCAGAAGGGGCATTACAGCGAACGTGAGGCTGCCAAGTTGATGAAGACCATTGTTGGGGTGGTCGAAGGGTGCCACGCTCTTGGGGTCATCCATAGGGATCTTAAACCTGAAAATTTCTTGTTTGATACCCCTGCCAGTAAGGCCACCCTCAAGGTCATCGATTTTGGCTTCTCTGTCTTCTTTAAACCAG GACAAACCTTTAGTGATATAGTAGGAACTTGCTACTATATGGCCCCAGAGGTGTTGTGCAAACAATCTGGACCAGAAGTGGACGTTTGGAGTGCTGGTGTTATTCTGTACATCTTACTGAGAGGGCTCCCACCTTTCTGGGCAAGTAATGATCCTAATATGTACTGTAATTCTCTTCGACTAACAACTAAACTTTTTCTTTGTAAATTATTTGATCACATTCTCGTTTTCTTCTTTGTGCCTGAGTtgcattcaatttttttactattttcagAATCCGAATCAGGAGTCTACAAACAGATTTTGCATGAAGAGGTTGATTTTGCATCTAATCCGTGGCCAAGTATATCAGGAAGTGCTAAAGATTTGATAAAACAGATGTTGGATAAAGACCCTAAGAAAAGAATTTCTGCTCATGAAGTCTTGT GTCACCCTTGGATTGTTGATGATAGTGTTGCCCCGGACAAACCTCTGGATCCTGCTGTTTTGACACGCCTAAAGCATTTCTCAACAATGAATAAACTGAAGAAGATGGCATTACGT GTCATAGTAGAAAGACTTTCAGAAGAGGAAATAGGTGGATTAAAAGAGTTATTTAGAATGATTGACGAAGACAATAGTGGGACAATCACTTTTCAGGAACTCAAAGATGGTTTGAAAAGTGTGGGATGTGATCTCATGGAATCTGAAATTAAATCCCTTATGGAGGCG GCTGATATAGACAGCAATGGGACAATAGACTATGGTGAATTTCTCGCAGCTACACTACACTTGAATAAGATGGAAAGAGAAGAAAATTTGGTTGCTGCTTTTTCCTATTTTGATAGAGATGGTAGTGGTTATATAACCATTGATGAGCTTCAACAGGCTTGTAACGACTTCGGTCTTGGTGTTTTGCATCTGGATGAGATGATCAAAGAGATTGATCAAGACAAT GATGGGAGAATTAATTATGGGGAGTTTACAACAATGATGAGAAGGGGCGAACCAGGTAGAAACAGAACCATGAACAGCAATGTTAGCACTTCATTATTGCACGAGTTAGGACTGAAAGACTCATCCTAA
- the LOC137828138 gene encoding uncharacterized membrane protein At4g09580-like: MAAPRNVTATRDEEKGEDDDSPSAKKPKLERFPLNTWEFAAAVAVFFVFSTGLFCIYLTMPPAAYTSLKLPRTLSDLRLLKENLSTYATNNPAQFILGYCSTYIFMQTFMIPGTIFMSLLAGALFGVVRGILLVVFNATAGASSCFFLSKLIGRPLVTWMWPEKLRFFQAEIAKRRDKLLNYMLFLRITPTLPNLFINLASPIVDVPFHIFFLATLVGLVPAAYITVRAGLALGDLKSIKDLYDFKTLSVLFLIGFVSIVPTLLKRKRVYE; the protein is encoded by the exons ATGGCGGCGCCGAGGAATGTGACGGCGACGAGGGATGAAGAGAAGGGCGAGGATGACGATTCACCCTCCGCCAAGAAGCCCAAATTGGAGAGGTTCCCGCTCAACACGTGGGAATTCGCCGCCGCCGTTGCCGTCTTCTTCGTGTTCTCCACCGGCCTCTTCTGCATTTACCTCACCATGCCCCCCGCCGCTTACACCAGCCTCAAACTACCCCGCACGCTCTCCGATCTTCGCCTCCTCAA GGAAAATCTTTCGACGTATGCGACCAACAATCCTGCGCAGTTCATTCTTGGCTACTGCTCCACATACATCTTCATGCAGACTTTCATGATTCCTGGGACAATCTTCATGTCCCTCTTAGCTGGGGCGCTTTTCGGAGTTGTACGAGGAATACTATTGGTTGTTTTCAATGCCACTGCCGGTGCATCTTCCTGTTTCTTTTTGTCTAAGTTAATTGGCAGGCCTTTGGTTACTTGGATGTGGCCTGAGAAGCTAAGGTTCTTCCAAGCTGAG ATTGCAAAGCGTAGGGATAAGCTGCTGAATTACATGCTTTTTCTGAGGATAACCCCGACATTGCCAAATCTGTTCATCAATTTGGCCTCTCCCATTGTTGATGTTCCGTTTCATATATTCTTTTTGGCTACTTTGGTTGGTCTTGTTCCGGCTGCATATATTACTGTCAGA GCTGGCCTTGCTCTTGGGGATCTGAAGTCAATTAAGGATCTATATGATTTTAAGACATTATCGGTACTTTTCCTCATTGGTTTTGTTTCCATAGTTCCAACACTTCTGAAGAGAAAGAGAGTATACGAGTGA
- the LOC137827638 gene encoding large ribosomal subunit protein bL21c: MATATVSTLCATFGTHCTISHNPKPLFSQPFNLNRFPSHSYNLTFSPRSPLASLPKSSESAVAQTEAETGSTEPEPVQIVPAKPPSWEPGLFAVVMIGSRQYIVHPGRKLVVQRLSGANVNDKIALHKVLLVGTDTSCYIGKPIVTDAVVYATVEEQGLDDKVIVFKYKKKKHYRRTIGHRQPHTRLRINSIMGYENYPKVTMDDIKEDLES; encoded by the exons ATGGCCACTGCCACTGTTTCAACTCTCTGCGCAACTTTCGGAACCCATTGCACCATTTCCCACAACCCTAAACCTCTATTTTCTCAACCTTTCAATCTCAATCGTTTTCCTTCACACTCTTACAACCTCACTTTCTCGCCTCGCTCACCTCTCGCATCCCTTCCCAAGTCCTCAGAATCTGCGGTGGCCCAAACCGAAGCAGAAACCGGTTCGACCGAGCCTGAACCGGTCCAGATTGTCCCGGCTAAGCCACCCTCATGGGAACCCGGTCTCTTTGCTGTTGTAATG ATTGGTTCACGCCAATATATTGTTCATCCCGGGCGAAAGCTTGTTGTTCAGAGGTTGTCAGGTGCAAATGTTAATGATAAG ATTGCTTTGCATAAGGTTTTACTGGTTGGCACTGATACATCTTGCTACATTGGGAAACCAATAGTAACAGATGCTGTGGTATATGCAACGGTAGAAGAGCAG GGTTTAGACGACAAAGTAATTGTcttcaaatataaaaagaagaaacaCTATCGCAGAACCATTGGACACAGACAG CCACATACACGTCTACGGATAAATAGCATTATGGGCTATGAGAACTACCCAAAAGTTACTATGGACGATATCAAGGAGGATTTAGAATCATGA